The Polypterus senegalus isolate Bchr_013 chromosome 1, ASM1683550v1, whole genome shotgun sequence genomic sequence GAATTGTGGCACCATGTGGAGCGTTTTCTTAGATTCACATGTGCCCCAAACCtgtacaaatcccataccaaatgtcatgcgtataacagagacatagcaaccagaatGGCACACACAAACAGATACACACTACAGCCATTGTATTAAAAGTGATAAAGTGATTTTTATCAATCCTTTCATAGCAATTTAATGAATCAATGCAATGAAATTAGAATTTCAGGAACCTAAAGTAGAAGATGAATCACCCAGTTCCCAAAAGAAAAGTGATTTGTAAAAACTGATCTTTAAATGACTAACAGATATCCTTTTGGCAAGCGGAATGAAGGCAAAACAAAGTCCGATTCATGATCATTTTTAATCCATATTACACTGGGATCAGACAGACTTGCAATTGTTTGCATTAgaggaaaatgtttaaaacaaaaattgaactagTCCCAGTATCAGTGTAGTTACTGACTAGAGCTGCAAGTTCAAGCTGTGAGATACATAAGCAGCTCTCAGGTGATACATGGGGGAAAGAcagaacatacacacacagtgttGTGAGACTTCACTCCCATCTTTTTCACTACTTAGTTGGAGCCAGAGGTAAATCCAACCTTCTCACTCCCCACCACTTTGCAAATACCCCAGACTGCCCagaaacaatgcattaaaacacaAGGATTTTTGTGAAAAACATCTTAAGTGAGTGTTGTCTTTCTCACCCCTTTCCACTCAACAAGAAATTTGCAAagtctctctcttgttctctctgGTAAATCCACAAAaagttacaaatatttttagctttggtaaacatttttagtgtatgattatttttttaaatatttgtagagATTGTCAGACTAATGCAGAAGAATATACAAGGAACAAagacaaatatttattattaataaatgtatctaacattacatttcagtatttacTAATATTAATCAATAATGGAAAGCTTTTGTTTTAGATGGGATTGTCAATGTTCAGGAGCTTTCATCCTTCCTTAAAAATTAATACAGGAGCAGTAATTgcttttgcattattttgcacttttttaacCTGAAGTATGTAAATTGTGAATACTACTTTTGATCTGAATTCACAAGCATGCAGaataattttgcatattaaaagTACAGTGGTGCCTCATATTTCAAACTTCGTTTCAGGAGATCATTTGAAGTAAATGTTCGAAGTCcgaatcaattttccccattagaattaatggaaaatgaattaattcCCTGAACAAAAACATTACCCATTTTGATGCAGCAAATACACAATTTAaggtaaaacacaattaaagccctaaataataaataataaaaaccataaataaaacatgtaaacactatataataaaatgtgctgTGTGGCTGGTGGAGAGGAGCAGAAAGGTTACTATTTGGAAGGGAAGTCACTTTCCATAAACATGCTTTGCGGCAAGTTCCTTTATCACCTCATTTATCAACACTACAACGGTCCGCTTTGGCTCTGGTGCTTCCACACTTCTTGGATGCCAAGCcaccaaaaataaagtgaaaagagCACTGAAAAAACGTAAGCGCAAGGCAAGAGATGGTTTCACAGTGAGAGTGAAACAATTTAGGCACACAACAGTTTACATTTATGCTTGCTGCTTAAGCACaatttgttgctgcattttttcactgCACTCGTAGTTCAAACGTAGAAGCATCATTCAAACTTCGGGTCAAATTTGCTGTTCAAATTATGGAACGTTCAAAATACGAGgcaccactgtatgtaaattttatgcttaattttatgtttaattttattttaaacatactgaTGCCTGAACAAGTAAAATTATAATATAAGGGATGGAGGATTTAAGAAACACCACCTTTAGTTGTCTGCACCTAATCAGGGGGTTGGTTGTTTCGAAACACTCAATTCTGGAAAAGGATAtgccaaagaaacaaaaaacacacacaccttgAGAACCCCAAATGCATACAATCTGAGAATCCCTTACTTGGAGGTATCAAACAACATTTGATCACatacaattattggcacccctagtACAGAGGAgtaaaaagtgtttaaaacaaaaatacactttAGTGAATTAACTTAATTTtgcaatgaaggaaaaaaattggttcatcaaaaaaaaaacacatgggcCACAATTATAGGCACCCCTAGAAATTCTTATGGACAAAATGTAATAAAGCATTTTCCATCAATACATTATGTTTCTAAGATGATCAGAGTGTGTTGAAACTTTCAAGCAGCAACCTAGGACTTCCTGCTTCACTGGGGTATAAATATAAGGTCACAATAAGGACAAATATTTATTCATCAATAAGAGATAAAAGAACACAATTCAAATGCGAGAAAAGTGTGTTGACcttcatataaaaaaatgtgacTCACCTGAAAGGCACATAATAGCTACTGTTTgggcaataataaaaaagttGCATGTTTGGGTCACTAAGTTTCCAGACATTACCTTCATGCCAACCGATTATTTGGAAGGTatggctgaaaaaaaacattgctgtcaTTTTACCACAAAAATAAGCACCTGTTTACTAAATGCTGCTGAAATTTTAATTGCAAGCATGTATcatcaaattaaatgaaaattgcgTTTTTGGTAACAGTGACTCAAGTTAGATCTGGCGTGAAAAGAATGATGGATATGCGAAATAGAACCTGATGGCCACTGTCAAGTATGGTGCACTTTctgtgatgttgtggggctgCCTTTTCTCCACAGGCCCTAGGAACATTGTTAGAGTGCATGATTATCATGGAACTCGTGAAAAACTAGGAGATTAAGTTTAAATCTGGCTGCCTCCAAAACatatgtccaaatcaacacaaaaatggTTAAAAGGAACACAAAGTTTAATTTCTGCCATGGCTGCCAGAGTCTCCTGACCTAATCTCATTGAAAACCTTGTAGGGTGAGCTGAACAGGACAGTGCACAATACAGGACCTTGGACACTGGATGATCTGGaaagatattttaataataataattctttgcatttatatagcacttttctcactactcaaagcgctcagcaattgcaggttaagggccttgctcaagggcccaacagagcagagtccattttcacatttacgggattcgaaccagcaaccgaCTGCCAGTGcacatccctagcctcagagcatTTTAAAGAGGAATGGTCTCTGATTCCCTGctctgtattctccaaccttaAAAGATAGGAGATGACTCAATCCTCTCTTATTTTCAGAGGAAGCTGGTAAAAAAAGTTTCGAGTTGGGCAGGCAATAATCATCACACGTGTagttatgttaaaaataatttcttgaagaggaattatttttctcaaaataaacttACTTCAGGTAATGATTAGATTTCttatttttcagtgcaagatTAAGGTAATTCAACCAAAGTTGAAtttttaagaacttttttttcccccaataatctttaccaggggtgccaataattgtggaggagACTGTGTGTGTTGGTAGTCTACTGTAGTTAAGAATTTATTTTGATAGGTCAACTGTTATCCCATATCCAGCTGTGTGACTACTGTTAGCAGAGATCCAATTTGGTAGGCCTcgcctttatatataaaaaaaaaaaacccaaatacaTACAATTTGGGAACCCCCTGGATTATACTGTTAGTATTTAGTCAAATGATACTTGCATCAATGTGTTATACTGTCAACTAAGAGAACATATTCAGAACAAAATTAACGGATTTAATTGAAGGTCTCACAGACAGGAACCATCACCACTATAGAAAaaaagaggaaggagaaaagaacCCTACTAAAGAgtactgcaatattttttgtaaaactatAGTACTGATACACTAAGGAAAAATTTCAGGAATTTAACACTTTCCTGCCTTACAGTATACAGATACGAGAAACTATGCTATAGCATACAGCAgtggtaataaaaataaagtacaatctGTCATGTTATGGCCATATTACCTATCACTGATCAGATCATTTGCAATTTAGATAGGTGGTCAATCAATTGTAGCGTTGCAAGTAATAAGCAAAATACCTAGGCTGAAATCGCACATCATAATAAAGCTTCTGTGGACACTTGGCTTTCCCCTGTTCTAAGTGGCAAAAGTTAATCTAAATCTGAGCTACAAGGAAACTCAAGCAGCAAAAGAAAACTGGAAGTGAAGCATCACAAGACCTGATTCCCACCTCATTAACAAAGAAGGAACTTTAATGTTTTGAGAAAAGAATAATGTGCAACAagaaaaattcaaatatcaacTCGTGGTTTAAAACCCTACTACAAACCTAAGGGCTCAACTCATTCTAGCTCTGGGCAAACATCAGTTGATGTACCAATGTGTGTATAGCAAACAGTAACTGAATATTCAGTCTTATTGTGTAGattaccaaaatattttaaatccaaATGTATTATATTGAGgagaaaaaacagtttaatttcgGAGGTTTGGTACAGTGCAAAAGAATAACATTTTCGACTATAGGGATACAATTTAAACCTCAGCTTCAGTGTAATATACTTAatatactgaagagaaaaaaaaaaacacacccacacattgtgctataatCTAATTATTGGATCACCACCCTGGCAATTCCCACTGTTATTGCAAAGCATCACctgtttcattttgtcattccaaTGTAATGGCAAAATATTATAGTCATATAATAAGCTTTAAAgatgaacaaaatgaaaactagATATAAACAGCACATTTACAgaatagtaaaacaaaaaaactttgaaTCACGCAAATAGAAAGAGTACTGTTATTAAAGCGGGAAAACTACTGGAATTGAGAAGTTGAAGGTTGACACAGTCATCTCATACTATAAAACTActgaaagaaacaatatttttcaGTCATCAAAATGAGTCCCTTATACTCCTTTGTATGAAATTGTACCTGCTGGTTGGTATAGCAGCATTTACTTGAACAGTTCTTAAATAAGTACATACCACTCAACATTTCATCTGacatctaaaaacaaaaaacctgctATGGCACATAAATTTAGTTCTGACTAAGTTGTTTCATAGGAGACACTTTGATTTCtataaagttagaaaatgtcattcaaaacaatgtacatgtatattgaaAGAATGGCAGAAATAAGTTTAGTttaatgagaaaaacaaacaatagcaTTAAGActctattaaagaaaaaataaaatatttcactcACCATTGCAGAGCTAGAAGTGTCACCAGCTGGTGACATTTTTCTTAACAGGTCTTCCTGAAAGAGATGAAGGCTGTTGGGAAGGACTCCTGAGGTTGCACACAGACCACTCGCACCAAAATTCTTCTGTGAAGTGTTTCCACTCGAGCTTCGAGCCAGCGAAGCCAAAAGGCCTAGGTTATTTACGGAGCCCAGAGGCTCCTTAGAAGCCTTGTTGGCAATTTCGGTTATGTCTCTTGCCTCCGTTTTAGAAAGAACATTGGGCCGCTTGCCTGTAGAGTCCACTGCTACACCACGATATCTGGGAGTTCGAATAGGAGAAGCACTTGGCATGCTGGAGCGCTCCCCAGACTTCAGCATTGTGTGGGCCATATGAGGCCGAAGGCTAGCACTGTACTCAAAAGGTTTAGGAAGTCTCTGTAATTTTCCAATAGTGCTCAGCTGTGACGGATACTGGAGTCCAGCCAACACTTTAACGGCCTTTAATGATGTCTGGTCAGTACTCAAAACTCCTGTGTCCATAGAATCAGAGCTCAGTGCCTTAGgtataaaatgtaaaactgcatCCTCTTCTATTGATCCCAGTCCTTTACTTGTGTGTTCAAGCTCAATGCTTACAGTTGAACTTGGATCACAGTCAGCAACGCTTTCACTTACCACAGCAAAAGGATCCTCATGGGTACTGCTCACAAGATCATCTTCAATTTGTAGGGAGTATTTCTGAGAGTCTAGTGTCTCTTCTAGGATGTCACATTCCTCCCTGTCCTCTAGAGAGGTTAAAGGAGGAAGAgaatttcttaaaagttttgaatttcCAAGTTCCACCCGTGACACTTTGGGAGGAGATCTAATTTTGGTCAATGGTGATCCAAGCACAGGACACTTCCAGGTTTCTTCTTCATTTAGCAGATAGCAGCTGGAAGAAGGAACTGTGCTGCTGCCAGATGAAGTAAGTGTTGACAATGGTGAGTGTACAGATGAAGCAGCAACTGAGGGATTCTGGTCACCTACTGGAGGTAGACATGATGCAGGATTCAAGGACTGGCCAATGTGAGGAAGGACTCGAAAAAGGCGCTGACGAGCAGTATTCATAGGGCTACTTGAGGCACGTGGACCAATGGGGGGCCTTGGCTTCACTTTGGCAGTCTTCTTGGGCTGTAAAAGAGaaacaccattgaaaataaatgtattttctgtttagattgttggtgtttctcacctaaaaacaaaactaagtttgaaCAGCAATCATGAAGGCTCTAACCATCTAGACAAATCAGATGTAATAAGAGAAGGTTTTAATTATACATTAACCAACTCCACTAATttgggggataaaaaaaaaaagaaaagattcctttaaaattgtgtagtATAGTAAATACAGGAGTTAAGCCTCAACAAAagtctgtgaaaagaaaaaaacagatataaaaatcttcaaaacatttataaaaacatgATAATGTCTCAGTAATGCTACTCTCAGCTCTTCTGTTGCATTAGAGCTTCTATTTTCAATTTGTTTCCTCTGACTgcctggttatttttttttaccaatgaaattacttaaaattatttaaaacagacTGTCTAGAACCCTAGGAATCCTTTAAATGCAGTTTTTCCCTTTGCTCTAGTCAATCACAACAGACACTTCTACGTCTTGCTGAATCTtagcattacagaaaaaaacatagcacatattttatatatgaagCCCTCAAAGATAAAATACTCAGTATTCGCTTATCTTTTACACCGCAAATTTTTATCTGAATTGCAAAGTGTTCTATAAATGCTGTTTTTCTAAGATTGTTTTCCACCTTTTATGCAAGGGCACTTTTATGAGACAGTGCAACCTTTTCAAATAAAACTCCATCTGACTCCTCTAAGTTATGATTCCTTTGAAATTGATGTATAGACTCCCAACCTACTGAATTGCAGTTTACTTTCAGTTTTGGAGTGAATCATGCACAGAGGAAAAGAAAATGCTATGCATACTGGAATAGATGGATTTCTTGGAATGCACAAAGATAGTGTTATGTAAATGAGATGTTTCCAGGATTTGTACCATAACCCAAAACAGTAGAATTCCTAATCCAAATAATGGGGAAgtgataaaacacaaaacagattAAGTTACCTGGAAAGAAGTTACATTCAGCTTGGAATACCCTGGTGTTAGTTATATAGCATTGATCTGACTTTGATACAATTTATTAATCCCggagaataaagaaaacaagctGGATGGAAGGTTAAATTAGTATGCTCTTTGTCCACACGCTTTGCCATAACACCtgctagtgctgggcggtataccggttcacactgaaaaccgttttttatttttgttatgatatggattattcttatactgcaacaccggtttaaattgcctaaacaacgttcggaacgtggcgcagcaggAAAGTATTTAAGGGGGGGaccttttcactgctacaccgctaaacacatacaacggagtacatgcgttagtggaggtgttgtgtgggggctctttttcactgctacattgCTAAATAggcatgcaatggagtacatgcggAAGTGGAGGTAttgcgcggtgaaaatggacagagaacattccgaaactgaagctgtagcagacgataaagttgaacatgatgacacagaagaacttttgccgaagaAAAGGAGTCACGTCCATTGCCTGgtgatactttggttttaaaaggtcggatgtggaccattatgttcaaatcactgaatactgtttctatactactggataatactaccacaagccaagttgtacttgttttatttttattcaatacagtgtaatgtacctggatactgtgtaatagtgcgacgacatgttgactttaaattaaagtggaaatgtcgagaataaacaCTTATATCacgattaaagtcgacatgttgactttattctcataatttgtcattaaagtagaacatcgtaaactaaacttcatcgtaaagtgaatatttaatttactagattttctcaaaccccgtcataatttatatagcacattaaatgctttgtgttaagtgttccctgagccATGTTAAATCAGTACGTACTTCTTAAACCGACTTCCTTTTGTACTGAGGAAGTGTCGGCAGCGATCGCCATACAGAatgcattcacttcatgatatttctgctccctgaacatttagaactagccaacccgtagcgtaccatacgccgcataatcaggctggtttttttttttaatgatttttaagcgcagggagaaaattaacatttgaaaaatcggtaatttaataaatcagcaagaaaagcaacattgtaacaaatcatggaacgaaccaacacacaatcgtccgtgtctgaaaactggcggaccgcaatacGCGCCTTCTCTTGCTAGACGAAGGAATGGGGTGcatggcgcggagtgtggaacgggaggacaggagaaggacgtccattcagctccctccgtcatgctagtctgctgaattctcgttcagtatgtactgcccgctcatgtgcccacctccaactcgtcacttgagtcgttggctgcttttctatatataatccaccaagacacccgaccacagtagtagcgaggtgggaggggggtgtgcacaaaggatagggatgcaaccagtgggagcgtatgagtcgcacttcgtgggaattccatggtttgcagcccgaatggggttcaacggcttacccatgcctctctgcgccgagtagacacacgctcaatctcatgaaaaattatttattgaatgctaaacacttctggaaagacacagttgtctaaaacgggttggtgtgagaatacaacagtaagtgaatgaaaagatggaacgctggagagagcaacatagaattgtccgtgagtgaagacgacgcatgtttgtcgcggatgcgaattgctgtatgtagcgtgtaaaacagtttgcaatggtgcACGAGGtcatgcatcgtaaccgaaaaattggtttttaaagactgcttacttcattgtgttttaacctcagttgtaaaggattgttttaaggatcccacgggatacccctcgcaaactgttttacacgctgcatatggcgactccgcgagaaacatgcctctatgaacagtcaaggtggcttagaggtacatgaggcctctacgacagacgaatataaatgacgccgttctttctgtgtcgtcgcgcccgagttggtgggcgtggctctgcgagttgtcgtttccaatggtcttggagttggtggccgtggctcctccctgcgtgcgccataggtatcttacttgtcggcggcttagtgaattcacgccccttccggcctgctttccatgggtgtcttgccttagtgaattatatatatatatatatatatatatataagccaacccgcggcgtaccatacgcctcataatcaggccgttattttaatgatttttaagcacagggagaaaattaacatttgaaaaattggtaatgtaataaatcagcatgaaaagcaacattgtaacaatgcacggaacaaaccaacacacaatcgtccgtgcggcgctcaggcacggagggtggaacgggaagagaggagaaggacatccaccccgctccctccatcatgctagtctgctgatttctcgtccagtatacaCTGCCCGCTCattgtctttgtacagtccagatgcacctgtgactcacgtagacttttcattgctctgtgcggttttggctgcctttccatatataatccacaaagacacccgaccatggtagtagcgatgtgggaggggggtgtgtacaaagtgcaggagcatctaagaagacgcatgtttgtcgtggatgcgaattgctctatgtagcgtgtaaaacagtttgctatggtcacgcTCGTGCACCGTAACCggaaacttggtttttaaagactgcttacttcattgtgtatacgactgtaggtgaatgaaaagatacaactctggagagggtaacatacaatacagcgttgtaCACGCGGCACagagcgattcacatccgcgacaaatgtgAATCTTCTTAAATGGTGCTGTCACGTCCACCCACGTTCTAGAAGCAAACACAGTGCGtggtcatgtgcccgcttgcaagagcaactaacacagactcgcccaccaactgtaagacaatggaatacccctcgcaaactgctctacatgacgcatacaacgattcacatctgaGATAAagtgttttacacactgcattcagTGATTCACAgctgcgacatgatttttcttcgATGGGTCTAAGACAATGGGAAACCCCTCAGAaactgtttcacacgctgcatacaacgattcatatccgcgacaaacatgcctcttcttagatagtcctgcctcgtcgtgtggtgcctctgtgtgaaccggtcaggcacagagaaggtcagctgctgagagagcgtctcgactgttgtagggcctgcattggtgaagcaggtgagacggtaatgaaacacaggcacaggtagcgaggtgggtgtgtacaaagtgcaggagcatctaagaagatgcatgtttgtcggatgcgaattgctgtatgtagcgtgtacaacactttgctatgctgcacgcggtcgtgtgtcgtaaccgaaaactcgttttttaaagactgctcacttcattgtgttttaacatgagttgtaaaggaatgttttaaggatcccatggtatacccctcgcaaacagttttacacgctgcatatggcgattcatcttcacgagaaacatgcctctattaacactagaattaccagagcctacgaaaaaactcgtaattccgtcccaccataaactgcttcttaaatcccttcacacctctccgccagcgtcctttgttctctaaatgtgctgataaagacaagcttggagcagccggctattccatccccccaccaatttagaacgtgcacgaacttctctcagctcaggccttgattgagtatctgggagtgaagtggagttttagagtggaaataatagatcgttgtttggaacacacgcatttcatgtctgttccgtttctacagtaatctgtgtcaacacattgttaaaacagaaacttttttatattctagtagtagatgacaaaatgtaggcataaactatataatgtatgaagcctgaagtccaaatagcaaagaaacattttcacaagaataacacaattgcacttttattcaaacatataactgcagaaacaaaaagccgccttaacatgcgacattgacaccagtttactgtaactgactccatggctcaatagactcagccccgcttgaatcaagggtcgcggttcgatcctgcgcccctccgttttgagaagtaaactgctcttgtcttactgttttagaataaaagcatacatttgatttcagtctgtaacagccggtgcagtttatgatccttgtaaaggttagcttttttttttaattcacttttcattctctcagtcgcgttcagaatcaatccatacaaccccatctgacacggctgttttcactaaagacgcgctatagctctgcacagAGCTattccattgaattctgtgttcgtatctccgaccaccagatcacaaacccaacatttgcacaatatttaagttaaacctgtgcaatacccattcatacaagttttttggagcctcgtcacacctgccataaagttctctacac encodes the following:
- the zfand4 gene encoding AN1-type zinc finger protein 4, which encodes MANKKEPPFFNEDSLGSFYCKLPFYETMELFIETLTGTCFELRVSPFETVVSVKAKIHRLEGIPVAQQHLIWNNAELEDEYCLNDYNISEGCTLKLVLAMRGGPINTRRVPMDDPIKEMVDFMDPNQEDIWEKTTSNKQVTFLVYREGDQLNFFRVVDRGDGTLTPMSESLSGGSVYNLYTEEEEESEASPSGQQIIENSITMNKMKLLKAKMESMNLSKKPKKTAKVKPRPPIGPRASSSPMNTARQRLFRVLPHIGQSLNPASCLPPVGDQNPSVAASSVHSPLSTLTSSGSSTVPSSSCYLLNEEETWKCPVLGSPLTKIRSPPKVSRVELGNSKLLRNSLPPLTSLEDREECDILEETLDSQKYSLQIEDDLVSSTHEDPFAVVSESVADCDPSSTVSIELEHTSKGLGSIEEDAVLHFIPKALSSDSMDTGVLSTDQTSLKAVKVLAGLQYPSQLSTIGKLQRLPKPFEYSASLRPHMAHTMLKSGERSSMPSASPIRTPRYRGVAVDSTGKRPNVLSKTEARDITEIANKASKEPLGSVNNLGLLASLARSSSGNTSQKNFGASGLCATSGVLPNSLHLFQEDLLRKMSPAGDTSSSAMVANGRCSSGGTSGSLRRVGTPTYHLPPVKAPIPAKKKNSKHCFLCGKKTGLATSYECRCGNNFCAVHRYAETHECTYDYKSAGRRYLQETNPVISAPKLPKI